The proteins below come from a single Comamonas antarctica genomic window:
- a CDS encoding Bug family tripartite tricarboxylate transporter substrate binding protein → MKKKLVALALGFGATLAWHPLVHAQDFPNKPIRMIVPVPPGGSGDLVSRLTATAAAKELGQSIVVENRPGATGNIGTAAAVKAPADGYTIFLCSIGNCSVNSSLYANPGFDLFKDIAPVVLLGASINVLTASPKSDINSVEDLVAKARRGQLSYASSGVGASNHLAGELFKKMAGVELLHVPYKGSGPAITDLLGGQIDVFFDNEPSIAPFVKTGKVKGLAVTGKGRSANLPELRSMEEIGYKGFVIEPWFAIGAPAGTPAAAIQKLNAAFNKALKDPAVHKSMVDAGINPLGGAPAVLGKHIRAEHDKWADLIRSQKISAE, encoded by the coding sequence ATGAAAAAGAAACTTGTCGCCCTCGCGCTGGGCTTTGGCGCGACCCTGGCCTGGCACCCGCTGGTGCATGCCCAGGACTTTCCCAACAAGCCGATCCGCATGATCGTGCCGGTACCGCCGGGCGGCTCGGGCGACCTGGTCTCGCGCCTCACCGCCACCGCCGCGGCCAAGGAGCTGGGCCAGTCCATCGTGGTCGAGAACCGCCCTGGCGCCACCGGCAACATCGGCACCGCGGCGGCCGTGAAGGCGCCAGCCGACGGCTACACCATCTTCCTGTGCAGCATCGGCAACTGCTCGGTCAACTCCAGCCTCTACGCCAACCCCGGCTTCGACCTGTTCAAGGACATCGCCCCGGTGGTGCTGCTGGGCGCCTCGATCAACGTGCTGACGGCCAGCCCCAAGTCCGACATCAACAGCGTCGAAGACCTGGTGGCCAAGGCGAGGCGCGGCCAGTTGAGCTACGCCTCCTCGGGCGTGGGCGCCTCGAACCACCTTGCCGGCGAGCTGTTCAAGAAGATGGCCGGCGTCGAGCTGCTGCATGTGCCCTACAAGGGTTCGGGCCCGGCGATCACCGATTTGCTGGGCGGGCAGATCGATGTGTTCTTCGACAACGAACCGTCCATCGCCCCCTTCGTCAAGACCGGCAAGGTCAAGGGCCTCGCGGTCACGGGCAAGGGCCGCTCGGCCAACCTGCCGGAGCTGCGCTCGATGGAGGAGATCGGCTACAAGGGCTTCGTCATCGAGCCCTGGTTCGCGATCGGCGCGCCGGCCGGCACGCCCGCGGCCGCGATCCAGAAGCTCAACGCCGCGTTCAACAAGGCCTTGAAAGACCCGGCGGTGCACAAATCCATGGTCGATGCCGGCATCAACCCACTGGGCGGCGCGCCTGCGGTGCTGGGCAAGCACATCCGCGCCGAACACGACAAATGGGCGGACCTGATCCGCTCGCAAAAGATTTCCGCGGAGTAA
- a CDS encoding mandelate racemase/muconate lactonizing enzyme family protein: MRITAIETTRLQTQPNLLWVEIETEAGIVGLGETFRGAEAVETYIHSMAAPLILGQSALDIERLHKILLRGYLGFNGSGVETRAASAIDIALWDILGQVTGQPIYQLLGGACHERMRAYNTCAGVDYNSKSIQRRLVQPGDAKVRHRYDDQIAFIESPGELAQSLVEEGFGAMKIWPFDGAAAASDGQYVSAQAMRQGLEVFEKIRLAVGDRIEVMCEFHSMWNVTSALSIARELKQYRPFWAEDPLKMDSPGALADYRRLAQIPVCGSETLAAQGAFRDHLAAHALDYVMLDLSWCGGITEARKIASLADAYQKPIAPHDCTGPVVLMASLHLGLASPNAIFQEVVRAFLSTFYKDLVTELPVLENGYLLRPDKPGLGTSLAPGVKRDPAASTRRSTAA, from the coding sequence ATGCGCATCACAGCGATTGAAACCACACGCCTGCAGACCCAGCCCAACCTGCTGTGGGTCGAAATAGAAACCGAGGCCGGCATCGTCGGCCTGGGCGAAACCTTCCGCGGTGCCGAAGCCGTCGAAACCTATATCCACTCGATGGCCGCCCCCTTGATCCTGGGACAGAGCGCGCTGGACATCGAGCGCCTGCACAAGATCCTGCTGCGCGGCTATCTGGGCTTCAACGGCAGCGGCGTGGAAACGCGCGCCGCCTCGGCCATCGACATTGCCCTGTGGGATATCCTGGGCCAGGTCACGGGCCAGCCCATCTACCAGTTGCTCGGCGGCGCCTGCCACGAGCGCATGCGCGCCTACAACACCTGCGCCGGCGTCGACTACAACAGCAAGAGCATCCAGCGCCGGCTGGTGCAGCCCGGCGACGCAAAGGTGCGCCATCGCTACGACGACCAGATCGCCTTCATTGAAAGCCCGGGCGAACTGGCGCAGAGCCTGGTGGAAGAAGGCTTTGGCGCGATGAAGATCTGGCCCTTTGACGGCGCCGCCGCGGCCTCGGACGGCCAGTACGTGAGCGCGCAGGCCATGCGCCAGGGCCTCGAGGTGTTCGAGAAGATCCGCCTGGCCGTGGGCGACAGAATCGAAGTGATGTGCGAGTTCCATTCGATGTGGAACGTGACGTCGGCGCTGTCGATTGCACGCGAACTCAAGCAATACCGTCCCTTCTGGGCCGAAGACCCGCTCAAGATGGACAGCCCGGGCGCGCTCGCCGACTACCGCCGGCTGGCGCAGATCCCGGTCTGCGGCAGCGAGACGCTGGCCGCCCAGGGCGCGTTCCGCGACCACCTGGCGGCACACGCGCTGGACTACGTCATGCTCGATCTGTCGTGGTGCGGGGGCATCACCGAAGCGCGCAAGATCGCGAGCCTCGCCGACGCCTACCAGAAGCCGATTGCACCCCATGACTGCACCGGCCCGGTCGTGCTGATGGCTTCGCTGCACCTGGGCCTGGCCTCGCCCAACGCCATCTTCCAGGAAGTGGTGCGCGCCTTCCTCAGCACCTTCTACAAGGACCTGGTGACCGAACTGCCGGTGCTTGAAAACGGCTACCTGCTGCGCCCTGACAAGCCGGGCCTGGGCACTTCGCTGGCCCCGGGCGTCAAGCGCGACCCGGCCGCCAGCACGCGCCGCAGCACGGCCGCCTGA
- a CDS encoding MFS transporter, producing the protein MSNASVLGATHKIPAKTAHADSKRAAASGFVGTLIEYYDFSLYGYMAVVIAPLFFPSGDPTVSLLAALAVFGTAYFVRPLGGIVFGHIGDKYGRKTALLGTLICMGVGSTLMGLLPTFDQAGYFATALLVLVRLLQGFSAGGEVGGSATFISESSPPHLRATFGSFTPMGSTGGFALAAAVAGAVTALTTAEQMASWGWRIPFLLALPLTLLCIWARTRVKETYEGTPEKKEHSPVRELFRFQGKALLQSTAISAATNGTAYIGLTYMSIHLVKQLGYPASSVYWVATLAIGLSALLMPLGGYIGDRIGLRRLMLAGLVGYIIVTYPAMALMERGLAMATLAYIVLMLNTVATQVSAYTILPVLFEPRYRYTGVASGWNFGVIIAGGTAPYIAVKLVQLTENRQSPAYFVIAAAIVGLIGILSIRRDQCKAIAY; encoded by the coding sequence ATGAGCAATGCCAGTGTTCTGGGTGCAACCCACAAGATACCCGCCAAGACCGCGCACGCGGATTCCAAGCGCGCCGCGGCCTCGGGCTTCGTCGGCACGCTGATCGAGTATTACGACTTCAGCCTCTATGGCTACATGGCGGTGGTGATCGCACCGCTGTTCTTTCCCAGCGGCGATCCCACGGTCTCGCTGCTGGCCGCGCTGGCGGTGTTCGGCACCGCGTATTTCGTGCGCCCGCTGGGCGGCATCGTGTTCGGCCATATCGGCGACAAGTACGGCCGCAAGACCGCGCTGCTGGGCACGCTGATCTGCATGGGCGTGGGCAGCACGCTGATGGGGCTGCTGCCGACCTTCGACCAGGCGGGCTACTTCGCCACCGCGCTGCTGGTGCTGGTGCGGCTGCTGCAGGGCTTTTCCGCGGGCGGCGAAGTCGGCGGCTCGGCGACCTTCATCTCCGAGTCCTCGCCGCCGCACCTGCGCGCCACCTTCGGCTCGTTCACGCCCATGGGCTCGACCGGCGGCTTCGCGCTCGCGGCCGCCGTGGCCGGCGCCGTCACGGCCCTGACCACGGCCGAGCAGATGGCCAGCTGGGGCTGGCGCATTCCCTTCCTGCTGGCCCTGCCGCTGACGCTGCTGTGCATCTGGGCGCGCACCCGCGTCAAGGAAACCTACGAGGGCACGCCCGAGAAGAAGGAGCACTCGCCGGTGCGCGAACTGTTCCGCTTCCAGGGCAAGGCGCTGCTGCAGTCGACGGCCATCAGCGCCGCGACCAACGGCACGGCCTATATCGGCCTGACCTACATGAGCATCCATCTGGTCAAGCAGCTGGGCTATCCCGCGAGCAGCGTCTACTGGGTCGCCACGCTGGCCATCGGGCTGTCCGCGCTGCTGATGCCGCTGGGCGGCTACATCGGCGACCGCATCGGCCTGCGCCGCCTGATGCTGGCGGGCCTGGTCGGCTACATCATCGTCACCTACCCGGCCATGGCCTTGATGGAGCGCGGCCTGGCGATGGCCACGCTGGCCTATATCGTGCTGATGCTCAACACCGTCGCCACCCAGGTCAGCGCCTATACCATCCTGCCGGTGCTGTTCGAGCCCCGGTACCGCTACACCGGTGTCGCCAGCGGCTGGAACTTCGGCGTGATCATCGCCGGCGGCACCGCGCCCTATATCGCGGTCAAGCTGGTGCAGCTCACCGAGAACCGCCAGTCGCCCGCGTACTTCGTCATCGCGGCGGCCATCGTCGGCCTGATCGGCATCCTGTCGATCCGGCGCGACCAGTGCAAGGCGATCGCGTATTGA
- a CDS encoding enoyl-CoA hydratase/isomerase family protein, translated as MAYPDKPTDGSVLHWRDGAVAHIRFNRPQALNAIDRDMAAAFARACKEVQADGAVRAVLLSGEGRAFMAGGDIGEMRADPARAAEELIAGMHGGIRRLAALDAPVICAVQGAVAGGGLGLMLACDLALAAEGTRLSVAYPAIGASCDCSTSWSLPRVLGLRKAMELALLGDTVDAAQALQLGLVNRVVPAAQLEAESHALVQRLAQGPTRALGSMKKLLRSAAQHSLDEHLDVEAAGFIACTQTEDFHEGTRAFSEKRAPQFQGR; from the coding sequence ATGGCCTATCCCGACAAACCCACGGACGGCAGCGTGCTGCACTGGCGCGACGGCGCGGTCGCGCACATCCGCTTCAACCGGCCCCAGGCCCTCAACGCCATCGACCGCGACATGGCCGCGGCCTTCGCGCGCGCCTGCAAGGAGGTGCAGGCCGATGGCGCGGTGCGCGCCGTGCTGCTCAGCGGCGAAGGGCGGGCCTTCATGGCCGGCGGCGACATCGGCGAGATGCGCGCCGACCCGGCACGCGCCGCGGAGGAACTGATCGCCGGCATGCATGGCGGCATCCGGCGGCTTGCCGCCCTGGATGCGCCCGTCATCTGCGCGGTGCAAGGCGCGGTGGCGGGCGGCGGGCTGGGCCTGATGCTGGCCTGCGACCTGGCGCTGGCCGCCGAGGGCACGCGTTTGAGCGTCGCCTACCCGGCCATTGGCGCGAGCTGCGACTGCTCCACCTCATGGAGCCTGCCGCGCGTGCTGGGCCTGCGCAAGGCCATGGAACTCGCGCTGCTGGGCGACACCGTGGATGCGGCACAGGCGCTGCAGCTGGGCCTGGTCAACCGCGTGGTGCCGGCCGCGCAGCTCGAGGCCGAATCCCATGCGCTGGTGCAGCGGCTGGCGCAGGGCCCGACGCGCGCCTTGGGCAGCATGAAAAAGCTGCTGCGCAGCGCCGCGCAGCACAGCCTCGACGAGCACCTCGATGTCGAAGCCGCGGGCTTCATTGCCTGCACCCAGACCGAGGATTTCCACGAAGGCACGCGCGCCTTTTCCGAAAAGCGCGCGCCGCAATTCCAGGGCCGCTGA
- a CDS encoding enoyl-CoA hydratase/isomerase family protein, with amino-acid sequence MSAAVVSCRQLEPGIGLLQLQQPARRNALSLAAMNELHAQLDALLADRGLRVLIITGQGEGFCAGLDLKSVLDAEGVFTPDVREAMALQHRFAGLMQRLRQSDVAVIAAVNGAAVGAGMALALAADIRLAAPEAAFHVGAVKIGLTAGECGLSYHLPRLIGAGRAFEIMLTGRPVEAAEALRIGLVADVVERAALPARALACAQQIAAQAPYASAHTKRVMWQNLDAPSLDAAIELENHAQVLGLMTQDFQEAAQAFAQKRAPVFIGR; translated from the coding sequence ATGAGCGCCGCGGTCGTCTCCTGCCGGCAGCTCGAGCCCGGCATCGGACTGTTGCAACTCCAGCAGCCCGCGCGCCGCAACGCGCTGAGCCTGGCGGCGATGAACGAACTGCATGCGCAGCTCGACGCGCTGCTGGCCGACCGCGGCCTGCGCGTGCTGATCATCACCGGCCAGGGCGAAGGCTTTTGCGCCGGCCTCGATCTCAAGTCGGTGCTCGACGCCGAGGGCGTGTTCACCCCCGACGTGCGCGAGGCCATGGCGCTGCAGCACCGGTTTGCCGGGCTGATGCAGCGGCTGCGGCAATCCGACGTGGCGGTGATTGCCGCCGTCAACGGCGCGGCCGTCGGGGCCGGCATGGCACTGGCGCTGGCGGCCGACATCCGCCTGGCCGCGCCCGAGGCCGCCTTCCATGTGGGCGCGGTGAAGATCGGCCTCACCGCTGGCGAATGCGGCCTGAGCTACCACCTGCCGCGGCTGATCGGCGCGGGCCGCGCGTTCGAGATCATGCTCACGGGCCGGCCCGTCGAGGCTGCCGAGGCACTGCGCATCGGCCTGGTGGCAGACGTCGTGGAACGTGCTGCGCTGCCGGCGCGCGCCCTCGCCTGCGCGCAGCAGATTGCCGCGCAGGCGCCCTATGCGAGCGCGCATACCAAGCGCGTGATGTGGCAGAACCTCGACGCACCCAGCCTCGATGCCGCGATCGAACTGGAAAACCATGCCCAGGTGCTGGGCCTGATGACCCAGGACTTCCAGGAGGCGGCGCAGGCCTTCGCACAGAAACGCGCGCCGGTCTTCATCGGCCGCTAA
- a CDS encoding NAD(P)H-dependent flavin oxidoreductase gives MKTRITELLGTRYPIIQGGMQWVGTAELASAVSNAGGLGVLTALTQPTPEALAREIARCRDMTDQPFGVNLTILPSVNPPPYEAYLDAALDSGVRVFETAGNSPAAFIEKIKRRGARIIHKCTSVRHALSAERRGVDAISIDGFECAGHPGEDDVPGLVLIPIATRALRIPVVASGGIADGRGMAAALALGAEGVNLGTRFCATLEAPIHAQIKQALVRASERDTQLIFRTLHNTGRVLKNAISNEVVATERRPGGCEFADIQPLVSGRRGRDALHSGEVDAGLVWAGQVVGLIDDLPSCEVLIERMVRECREALARASRLAAAAELCEEA, from the coding sequence ATGAAAACACGCATCACCGAACTGCTGGGCACGCGCTACCCCATCATCCAGGGCGGCATGCAATGGGTGGGCACGGCCGAACTCGCGTCCGCGGTCTCGAACGCGGGTGGCCTGGGCGTGCTGACCGCGCTGACCCAGCCTACGCCCGAGGCGCTGGCGCGCGAGATCGCGCGCTGCCGCGACATGACCGATCAACCGTTTGGCGTGAATCTCACCATCCTGCCCTCGGTCAACCCGCCGCCCTATGAAGCCTATCTCGATGCGGCGCTCGACAGCGGCGTGCGCGTGTTCGAGACCGCGGGCAACAGCCCGGCGGCGTTCATCGAGAAGATCAAGCGCCGCGGCGCGCGCATCATCCACAAATGCACCAGCGTGCGCCATGCGCTGTCGGCCGAGCGCCGCGGCGTCGACGCCATCAGCATCGACGGCTTCGAATGCGCGGGCCACCCGGGCGAAGACGATGTGCCGGGCCTGGTGCTGATTCCCATCGCCACGCGCGCGCTGCGCATTCCGGTCGTGGCGTCGGGCGGCATAGCCGACGGCCGCGGCATGGCGGCCGCATTGGCGCTGGGCGCCGAAGGCGTGAACCTGGGCACGCGCTTTTGCGCCACGCTCGAAGCGCCTATCCATGCGCAGATCAAGCAGGCGCTGGTGCGCGCCAGCGAACGCGACACGCAGCTGATCTTCCGCACGCTGCACAACACCGGCCGGGTGCTGAAGAACGCGATCTCCAACGAGGTCGTGGCCACCGAGCGCCGGCCCGGGGGCTGCGAGTTTGCCGATATCCAGCCGCTGGTCTCGGGCCGGCGCGGCCGCGACGCCCTGCACAGCGGCGAAGTCGATGCGGGCCTGGTGTGGGCCGGCCAGGTCGTGGGCCTGATCGACGACCTGCCCTCGTGCGAGGTGCTGATCGAACGCATGGTGCGCGAATGCCGCGAGGCCCTGGCCCGTGCCAGCCGGCTGGCGGCCGCGGCCGAACTTTGCGAGGAGGCCTGA
- a CDS encoding SPFH domain-containing protein, with the protein MEIAIVLLVIAAIFIARSIKVVPQQNAWVKERLGKYAGTLTPGLNFLVPFVDRVAYKHSLKEIPLDVPSQVCITRDNTQLQVDGILYFQVTDPMRASYGSSNYIMAVTQLAQTSLRSVIGKLELDKTFEERDMINAQVVSAIDEAALNWGVKVLRYEIKDLTPPAEILRSMQAQITAEREKRALIAASEGRRQEQINIATGEREAYIARSEGEKQAAINNAQGEAAAITTVAEATAMALERVAEAIRQPGGEQAVQLKVAQSAVEAYGKVAADAQTTLIVPSNMTEVSSLITSAMKMVQVGGARN; encoded by the coding sequence ATGGAAATTGCCATCGTCCTGCTGGTCATCGCGGCCATCTTCATCGCGCGCTCGATCAAGGTCGTGCCGCAGCAAAACGCCTGGGTCAAGGAGCGCCTGGGCAAGTACGCAGGCACGCTCACGCCGGGGCTGAACTTCCTCGTGCCGTTCGTCGATCGCGTGGCCTACAAGCACAGCCTCAAGGAAATCCCCCTCGACGTGCCCAGCCAGGTCTGCATCACGCGCGACAACACGCAGCTGCAGGTCGACGGCATCCTGTACTTCCAGGTCACCGATCCGATGCGCGCAAGCTATGGTTCGTCGAACTACATCATGGCCGTGACGCAGCTCGCGCAGACCTCGCTGCGCAGCGTGATCGGCAAGCTCGAACTCGACAAGACCTTCGAGGAACGCGACATGATCAACGCCCAGGTGGTGTCGGCCATTGACGAGGCCGCGCTGAACTGGGGCGTGAAGGTGCTGCGCTACGAGATCAAGGACCTGACGCCGCCGGCCGAGATCCTGCGCTCGATGCAGGCCCAGATCACCGCCGAGCGCGAAAAGCGCGCGCTGATCGCCGCATCGGAAGGCCGCCGCCAGGAGCAGATCAATATCGCCACCGGCGAACGCGAAGCCTATATCGCGCGTTCCGAAGGCGAGAAGCAGGCCGCCATCAACAATGCCCAGGGCGAGGCCGCCGCCATCACCACCGTGGCCGAAGCCACTGCCATGGCGCTGGAGCGCGTGGCCGAAGCCATCCGCCAGCCCGGCGGCGAACAGGCGGTACAGCTCAAGGTCGCGCAAAGCGCGGTGGAAGCCTACGGCAAGGTCGCGGCCGATGCCCAGACCACGCTGATCGTGCCCAGCAACATGACCGAGGTGTCGAGCCTGATCACCTCGGCCATGAAGATGGTGCAGGTCGGCGGCGCGCGCAACTAA
- a CDS encoding FadR/GntR family transcriptional regulator, producing the protein MPPPRLRNFHHQIVDAVGASIVAGRYAEGAKLPTEPQLAETYGASRLIIREAMKSLAAKGLVSIRPRTGTHVLPRAEWNLFDPAVLGWQSEAPPDRQLIADLMELRQTIEPLAARLAAARARPEKVAEIRAAFEAMEKARTQASYIEADLRFHGAVVRACGNQFIMQLETALSAVWKTSFQASSDAWGSDAEALALHRTLLQSIEMRDAPAAEAAVLALIARAVVRIEHIEPR; encoded by the coding sequence ATGCCTCCACCACGCCTGCGCAACTTTCACCACCAAATCGTTGATGCAGTCGGCGCGAGCATCGTTGCCGGGCGCTACGCTGAAGGCGCGAAGCTGCCCACTGAACCGCAACTCGCCGAAACCTATGGCGCGAGCCGGCTGATCATTCGCGAAGCCATGAAGAGCCTCGCGGCCAAGGGACTGGTGTCGATTCGCCCGCGCACCGGCACCCATGTGCTGCCGCGCGCCGAGTGGAATCTGTTCGATCCCGCGGTGCTGGGCTGGCAGAGCGAGGCGCCGCCTGACAGGCAGCTGATTGCCGACCTGATGGAGCTGCGCCAGACCATCGAGCCGCTGGCGGCGCGGCTGGCCGCCGCCCGGGCCCGGCCCGAGAAGGTGGCCGAGATCCGCGCGGCCTTCGAGGCCATGGAGAAGGCCCGTACCCAGGCGTCCTATATCGAAGCCGATCTGCGCTTTCACGGCGCCGTCGTGCGCGCGTGCGGCAACCAGTTCATCATGCAGCTGGAGACGGCGCTGTCGGCCGTCTGGAAAACCAGCTTCCAGGCCTCAAGCGATGCCTGGGGCTCCGATGCCGAGGCCCTGGCGTTGCACCGGACCCTGCTGCAGTCGATTGAAATGCGCGATGCGCCCGCCGCGGAAGCCGCGGTGCTGGCGCTGATCGCGCGCGCGGTGGTGCGCATCGAGCATATCGAGCCGCGCTAG
- a CDS encoding porin produces MSQKIQHGIALGALLACSCTAFAQSGVTLYGRADAGVFYQSRSNPGANQWTVSSDTSYFGLRGQEDLGGGLSATFKLESQLDLPSGNSSAAFFNREAYVGLSDRRLGTLQLGSMWGPSVWISGKSDAFGRAQLGAVQTLLQGANNRGNTFKFDNSLQYISPKIGNVFGRAYVQAAEGADTGRNYALALDYTSGPAFLGLAFDSAQIPGAAVGLPGSAVRAKTLGIGGAYNFGVARIYGYYQRNSIAGLDDANSLNASAALPVGSGEFRLALGRWSRPGDADARRLALGYAHFLSKRTQVYGSFAVLKNGGRSTTMLFPIGQDSAPAVAGQDVKAVGVGMRHMF; encoded by the coding sequence ATGAGCCAAAAGATCCAGCACGGTATCGCCCTGGGCGCGCTGCTTGCCTGTTCCTGCACCGCGTTCGCGCAGTCCGGCGTCACCCTGTACGGCCGCGCCGACGCCGGTGTTTTCTACCAGTCGCGCTCCAACCCCGGCGCCAACCAGTGGACGGTATCTTCCGACACCAGCTACTTCGGCCTGCGCGGCCAGGAGGACCTGGGCGGCGGGCTCAGCGCCACGTTCAAGCTCGAAAGCCAGCTGGACCTGCCCAGCGGCAACTCCAGCGCGGCCTTTTTCAACCGCGAAGCCTATGTCGGCCTCTCCGACCGCCGCCTGGGCACGCTGCAGCTGGGCTCGATGTGGGGCCCGTCGGTGTGGATCTCGGGCAAGTCCGATGCGTTTGGCCGGGCCCAGTTGGGCGCGGTGCAGACCCTGCTGCAGGGCGCGAACAACCGCGGCAACACCTTCAAGTTCGACAACTCGCTGCAGTACATCAGCCCGAAGATCGGCAACGTATTTGGCCGCGCCTATGTCCAGGCCGCCGAAGGCGCGGACACGGGCCGCAACTATGCGCTGGCCCTGGACTACACCAGCGGCCCCGCGTTCCTGGGCCTGGCCTTCGACAGCGCGCAGATCCCCGGCGCGGCCGTGGGCCTGCCCGGCAGCGCGGTGCGCGCCAAGACGCTGGGCATCGGCGGCGCCTACAACTTCGGCGTGGCGCGCATCTACGGGTACTACCAGCGCAACAGCATTGCGGGCCTGGACGACGCCAACTCCCTCAACGCCAGCGCCGCCCTGCCCGTGGGCTCGGGCGAATTCCGGCTGGCATTGGGCCGCTGGTCGCGCCCCGGCGACGCCGACGCCAGGCGCCTGGCGCTGGGCTACGCCCACTTCCTGTCGAAGCGCACCCAGGTCTACGGATCGTTCGCGGTGCTGAAGAACGGCGGCCGCTCGACCACCATGCTGTTTCCCATTGGCCAGGACTCCGCGCCGGCGGTGGCGGGGCAGGATGTGAAGGCCGTGGGCGTCGGCATGCGGCATATGTTCTAG
- a CDS encoding class I adenylate-forming enzyme family protein, with the protein MYETQTEIHYGERRMRCFRERPRDLVSLWRATAKRRPQAEALVCGEQRLNWAELDEQVMRVAAGLRAQGVERGDRVALLLANGAEFVIASYAILALGAVLLPLSVREQTPGLAYILRNAGARALILDAELRNLAPDAEALPDLQLRVFVGEADAGAGTCSFAALLAHAPLLEPVDIDEEDLALLVYTSGTTGFPKGAMLTHLGVVHTILHYAQALGLDENVRGCVVVPLSHITGLAALMAVSLGLGGTLIVVPHFKAQQFLPLAARERMSYTIMVPAMYQLCLLQPDFAQHDLSAWTVGGYGGAPMPPETIDRMAHLLPGLRLSNCYGATETTSPVAVMPAQLTRAHLDSVGLALPCADIAVMDDDGQPVAAGEIGELWLKGPMVAKGYWQNPQATREGFIDGYWRSGDVGKVDAEGFVYVLDRRKDMLNRGGYKIFSVEVENTLSEHPQVLEAAVVARPCPVLGERVHVFVTAREGQVLDAEALRSFCAARLADYKVPESFTLRADPLPRNANGKLLKRVLREELLGTGAAA; encoded by the coding sequence ATGTACGAGACGCAGACCGAAATCCATTACGGCGAGCGCCGGATGCGCTGCTTCCGTGAGCGGCCGCGCGACCTGGTGTCGCTGTGGCGCGCCACGGCAAAACGCCGGCCCCAGGCCGAGGCCCTGGTCTGCGGCGAGCAGCGCCTGAACTGGGCCGAACTCGACGAGCAGGTGATGCGCGTGGCCGCGGGCCTGCGCGCGCAGGGCGTGGAGCGCGGCGACCGCGTGGCACTGCTGCTGGCCAACGGCGCGGAGTTCGTCATTGCCAGCTATGCGATCCTGGCCCTGGGCGCGGTGCTGCTGCCGCTGAGCGTGCGCGAACAGACGCCGGGCCTGGCGTACATCCTGCGCAACGCGGGGGCGCGCGCGCTGATTCTCGACGCCGAGCTGCGCAATCTCGCGCCCGATGCCGAGGCGCTGCCCGATCTGCAACTGCGCGTGTTCGTCGGCGAGGCCGACGCGGGTGCCGGCACCTGTAGCTTTGCCGCGCTGCTGGCCCACGCCCCGCTGCTGGAGCCGGTCGACATCGATGAGGAGGACCTGGCGCTGCTGGTCTACACCTCGGGCACCACCGGTTTTCCCAAGGGCGCGATGCTGACCCATCTGGGCGTGGTGCACACCATCTTGCACTATGCGCAGGCGCTGGGCCTGGATGAAAACGTGCGCGGCTGCGTGGTGGTGCCGCTGAGCCACATCACCGGGCTGGCGGCGCTGATGGCGGTCTCGCTGGGCCTGGGCGGCACGCTGATCGTGGTGCCGCATTTCAAGGCCCAGCAGTTCCTGCCGCTGGCCGCGCGCGAGCGCATGAGCTACACCATCATGGTGCCGGCCATGTACCAGCTGTGCCTGCTGCAGCCCGACTTCGCGCAGCACGACCTCTCGGCCTGGACCGTGGGCGGCTATGGCGGCGCGCCCATGCCGCCCGAGACCATCGACCGCATGGCGCACCTGCTGCCCGGCCTGCGCCTGTCCAACTGCTATGGTGCGACCGAAACCACCTCGCCCGTGGCCGTCATGCCGGCGCAGCTCACGCGCGCCCATCTCGACAGCGTGGGCCTGGCCCTGCCCTGCGCCGACATCGCCGTGATGGACGACGACGGGCAGCCGGTTGCCGCGGGCGAGATCGGCGAGCTGTGGCTCAAGGGACCGATGGTCGCCAAGGGCTACTGGCAAAACCCGCAGGCCACGCGCGAGGGCTTCATCGACGGCTATTGGCGCAGCGGCGATGTCGGCAAGGTCGATGCAGAAGGCTTCGTCTACGTGCTCGACCGGCGCAAGGACATGCTCAACCGCGGCGGCTACAAGATCTTCAGCGTCGAGGTGGAGAACACGCTCAGCGAGCACCCGCAGGTGCTCGAAGCCGCGGTGGTCGCCCGGCCCTGCCCGGTGCTGGGCGAGCGCGTGCATGTATTCGTCACGGCGCGCGAAGGACAGGTGCTCGATGCCGAGGCACTGCGCAGCTTCTGCGCCGCGCGCCTGGCCGACTACAAGGTGCCCGAAAGCTTCACGCTGCGCGCCGATCCGCTGCCGCGCAACGCCAACGGCAAGCTGCTCAAGCGCGTGCTGCGCGAGGAGCTGCTGGGCACGGGGGCCGCGGCATGA